A portion of the Gossypium arboreum isolate Shixiya-1 chromosome 8, ASM2569848v2, whole genome shotgun sequence genome contains these proteins:
- the LOC108467396 gene encoding putative disease resistance RPP13-like protein 1 — translation MDCGTAVVVENIISSLLESLSEELVSPMLLEFASKEKLHNHFNNWQTILLKIQAVLEDAEDRQFTERLVKIWLNELKDLAYDLEDVLDDFSTVALRQKSKEESQTIIGKIRKYMYSFFDQFTFKYSLAAQIKEITARMQKVVKQKDELGLIERIGGSRNRGQRRIASTSLVNKSLVFGRESDKDFIINKRLFGEEESCEGGVRVIPIVGMGGLGKTTLAQLVYNDDRVKTFFKLRAWVCVSEEFDIVRVMKTLLESLTSMASDKNDLNELQVEVKKKLSKNRFLIVLDDVWNENYNDWMALRSPFEAGSPESKIIVTTRNQQVASMMGTVSAHDLKEMSYDHCLSLFAQHALGSTNFDNHPNLKVVGEAIVKRCKGLPLAVKTLAGLLRCKTGYHEWEDILNSKIWDLPEKNCDILPALRLSYYYLPSHLKQCFAYCSLFPKDYEFQKDEVVHLWIAEGFIHQPKGMKEVEDLGSEYFHDLLSRSFFQQSCVSKSCYMMHDLINDLAQYVAGEVCFRLEDKVNSNGQYNVSERVRHSSFIRQKYDVFRKFEPFYKTKCLRTFLALPVFVPDLEVECYLTNKVFQDLLAKLGCLRVLSLTGYCISELPDCIGDLSHLRYLNLSRTKIRYLPESLCALCNLQTLDLSHCKKLTTLPQGMGNLISLHYLNIVRTDNMTEMPLHIGKLINLKKLSKFIVAKGNGRRITELKGLSHLQGQLSLYDLQNVPEIRDVRVANLKEKRGLDDLVMKWSSAPNNIQSEVDEFEVLDMLEPHQNLKKLSIFFYEGSKFPSWIGNPSFVNMVYLNLCDCSNITSLPSLGRLPLLKDLHIERMCGVSLVDSEFYGATPYSDKLFPSLETLTFGEMSEWEEWLQPLEFEATEKIFPYLHELVLQSCPKLVGNLPKLLTSLIKLSIFECPLLTAPNLSLPSLRELNLEQCDERFLTRFKDLTALTRLKIENISNLSCLPQDFTCLVSLEVLEVQDCGELRSLWQESAGFKNLSCLKRLAVMKCPQLLQLIDEDEELPSSLEYIEIEDCSNLVKLPNGMQKLRTLKDLSIKWCPKLLSFPSESFPSLLKNLVILECASLQSLPKGLVHNGSSSITRCHLEHLEILGCRSLRFFPADELPAALKHLEIWDCNWLDSIPERLLPNGRSLEFIRIGNCKNLRALPHCLSTFEHLTELHVNQCSSLEYFPESGLPIHNLRTLLISDCENIKSLPNRMHDLTTLQHLTVFGCPCIETFPEGGFPPNLLSLTILGCKQLKLHFAMWHLHKLTFLKNLIVGDFDRDMVSFPEDFTIPPNLVHLQIQNLPKLKSISEGLLDLISLEALDVRNCDNLQCLPEKGLPITLGVLQIRKCPLLEEECRNEKDCISRWIAKKAAHWPIISHLHL, via the exons ATGGACTGTGGAACCGCTGTGGTGGTTGAGAACATTATCTCTTCTCTCCTTGAGAGTTTGTCCGAGGAACTGGTCTCCCCTATGTTGCTGGAGTTTGCTAGCAAAGAAAAGCTCCATAACCATTTCAATAATTGGCAAACCATTCTCCTCAAGATCCAGGCCGTGCTCGAAGATGCAGAGGATAGGCAGTTCACTGAGCGTCTCGTTAAGATATGGCTTAACGAACTCAAAGACTTGGCCTACGATCTCGAGGATGTGCTTGATGATTTTTCCACGGTGGCTCTGCGTCAAAAGTCAAAGGAAGAAAGTCAAACAATTATCGGCAAGATACGAAAATACATGTATTCCTTTTTCGATCAATTTACTTTTAAATACTCATTGGCAGCTCAAATAAAGGAGATAACCGCAAGAATGCAAAAGGTTGTTAAGCAGAAAGATGAACTTGGTTTGATAGAAAGAATTGGGGGTAGCCGTAATAGGGGGCAGCGAAGGATTGCCAGTACTTCTTTAGTGAATAAATCTCTTGTGTTTGGCAGGGAGAGTGATAAAGACTTCATTATTAATAAACGTCTTTTCGGGGAGGAAGAATCATGTGAGGGTGGGGTTCGTGTGATTCCCATAGTTGGAATGGGGGGCTTGGGGAAAACTACTCTTGCTCAGCTCGTTTATAATGATGATAGAGTTAAGACTTTCTTTAAATTGAGAGCTTGGGTTTGTGTTTCTGAGGAATTTGATATTGTTAGGGTGATGAAAACGTTGTTAGAATCATTGACTTCAATGGCTTCAGATAAGAATGACTTGAACGAGCTGCAAGTTGAAGTGAAGAAGAAGCTGTCTAAGAATAGATTTCTGATAGTTCTAGATGATGTTTGGAACGAGAACTATAACGACTGGATGGCTCTTCGCAGTCCTTTTGAAGCAGGTTCTCCAGAAAGTAAAATCATAGTTACAACCCGTAATCAACAAGTTGCATCAATGATGGGAACTGTTTCTGCTCACGACTTGAAAGAAATGTCGTATGATCATTGTTTGTCTTTGTTCGCACAACATGCTTTAGGGAGTACAAATTTTGATAATCATCCAAATTTAAAAGTAGTTGGTGAGGCAATTGTGAAAAGGTGTAAGGGCTTGCCTTTGGCTGTGAAAACCCTTGCAGGCCTATTGCGCTGCAAGACAGGTTATCATGAATGGGAAGATATACTGAATAGCAAGATATGGGATTTACCAGAAAAAAATTGTGATATTCTACCAGCCCTGAGGTTGAGCTACTATTATCTTCCTTCTCATTTGAAACAATGTTTTGCTTACTGTTCATTGTTCCCCAAGGACTATGAATTTCAAAAGGATGAAGTAGTTCATTTATGGATAGCTGAAGGTTTTATCCATCAACCAAAGGGAATGAAGGAAGTGGAAGACTTGGGTTCTGAGTATTTTCATGATTTATTATCAAGGTCCTTTTTTCAACAATCATGTGTTAGTAAATCTTGTTACATGATGCATGACCTCATCAACGATTTAGCTCAATATGTTGCTGGGGAAGTTTGCTTTAGGTTGGAGGACAAGGTTAATAGCAATGGGCAGTACAATGTTTCTGAGAGGGTTCGACACTCCTCATTCATTCGTCAGAAGTATGATGTCTTCAGAAAATTTGAACCCTTCTACAAAACAAAATGCTTAAGAACATTCCTAGCTTTACCTGTCTTTGTGCCAGATCTGGAAGTAGAATGCTATTTAACTAATAAAGTGTTCCAAGACCTGCTGGCAAAACTTGGTTGCTTAAGGGTACTATCTTTGACTGGTTATTGCATCAGTGAGCTGCCAGATTGTATTGGCGATCTCAGTCACTTACGGTACTTGAATCTGTCTCGCACTAAAATTAGATACTTACCCGAGTCACTGTGTGCTCTCTGCAATTTACAGACATTAGACTTGAGTCATTGTAAGAAACTTACTACATTGCCTCAAGGAATGGGGAATTTAATTAGCCTCCATTATCTAAATATTGTACGAACTGATAATATGACAGAGATGCCACTTCATATCGGTAAGTTGATCAATCTCAAGAAGCTGTCAAAGTTTATTGTGGCAAAAGGCAATGGGCGTAGGATAACAGAGCTGAAAGGCCTGTCTCATCTTCAAGGGCAGCTTTCATTATATGACCTGCAAAATGTGCCAGAGATTCGAGATGTAAGGGTTGCCAATTTAAAGGAGAAACGTGGACTTGATGATTTAGTAATGAAATGGAGTAGTGCTCCGAACAATATTCAGAGTGAAGTAGATGAATTTGAAGTTCTTGACATGCTAGAACCCCATCAAAATCTAAAGAAACTCAGCATATTCTTTTATGAAGGATCAAAGTTCCCATCTTGGATTGGGAATCCTTCTTTTGTTAATATGGTGTACCTAAATCTCTGTGATTGTTCAAACATCACATCATTACCTTCACTTGGGAGATTACCTCTCCTCAAGGACTTACACATTGAGAGAATGTGTGGAGTAAGTCTGGTGGATTCTGAATTTTACGGGGCTACTCCTTATTCTGATAAGCTTTTTCCATCCCTAGAGACTCTAACATTTGGAGAAATGTCGGAGTGGGAGGAATGGCTTCAACCTTTGGAGTTTGAAGCTACAGAAAAAATATTTCCTTATCTTCATGAACTTGTGTTGCAGAGTTGTCCAAAGTTGGTAGGCAATTTGCCCAAGCTGCTTACTTCCCTCATAAAGCTTTCCATTTTTGAGTGCCCATTGCTCACAGCACCAAATCTGAGTCTCCCTTCTCTTCGTGAGTTGAATTTAGAACAATGTGATGAGCGGTTTCTTACAAGATTCAAGGACCTCACTGCTCTCACTAGGTTGAAGATTGAGAACATTTCCAATCTTTCTTGCTTACCCCAAGACTTTACCTGCTTGGTATCACTGGAAGTTCTTGAAGTTCAAGATTGTGGTGAACTGAGATCCCTGTGGCAAGAAAGTGCCGGATTTAAAAACCTTTCTTGTTTGAAGCGCTTGGCAGTCATGAAGTGTCCTCAACTGTTGCAGTTGATAGATGAAGATGAAGAGCTGCCCTCCAGCCTAGAGTATATTGAAATAGAAGATTGCAGTAACCTGGTGAAGCTTCCAAATGGGATGCAAAAGCTTAGAACATTGAAAGACTTAAGTATTAAATGGTGCCCCAAACTATTGTCTTTTCCAAGTGAAAGTTTTCCTTCTCTTCTAAAGAATCTGGTAATCTTGGAATGTGCCTCATTACAGTCTCTACCTAAAGGACTGGTCCACAATGGTAGCAGCAGCATCACCAGATGTCATCTTGAACACTTGGAGATTCTGGGATGTCGGTCTCTCCGATTTTTTCCAGCTGATGAGTTACCAGCTGCTCTTAAGCACCTTGAGATTTGGGATTGCAATTGGTTGGATTCTATTCCAGAGAGGTTGCTGCCGAACGGTAGATCACTTGAATTCATTCGTATTGGAAACTGCAAAAATTTGAGAGCCTTACCTCATTGCCTTTCCACCTTTGAACATCTCACAGAGTTGCATGTAAATCAATGCTCTTCCTTGGAGTATTTCCCAGAAAGCGGGTTGCCCATCCATAACCTCAGAACACTGTTAATCTCCGACTGTGAGAATATTAAGTCCCTACCCAATCGGATGCATGACCTCACAACTCTACAACATCTGACAGTGTTTGGTTGTCCATGTATAGAGACTTTTCCAGAGGGTGGTTTTCCCCCAAACCTGCTATCACTTACTATATTGGGTTGCAAGCAACTCAAGTTACACTTTGCAATGTGGCACCTGCACAAGCTCACTTTTCTTAAAAACTTAATTGTCGGTGATTTTGATAGGGATATGGTTTCCTTTCCAGAAGACTTCACGATTCCTCCAAATCTTGTCCACCTTCAAATCCAGAATCTACCTAAGCTGAAATCTATATCTGAGGGGCTCCTGGACCTTATTTCTCTTGAAGCATTAGATGTTCGGAATTGCGATAACCTCCAGTGCTTGCCAGAAAAGGGCCTGCCTATCACACTCGGTGTACTTCAAATCAGAAAATGTCCTCTACTTGAAGAAGAATGCCGAAATGAGAAAG ATTGCATTTCTAGATGGATAGCAAAGAAAGCTGCACATTGGCCTATTATTTCTCACCTTCACTTGTGA